A region from the Geobacter benzoatilyticus genome encodes:
- a CDS encoding PAS domain S-box protein produces the protein MQKFTANIVALTILFIVGVTGISTLLFLATIREESERLARIEQEQGLQTFWKLLRAKGTDFKIVNGKLMAGDYVLNGNFELPDTIQTIFGNTATIFMGDMRVSTNIRKADGTRAVGTRLAGPVHDAIFKQNRPYRGEAQILGIPYFTAYDPIRNSRGETIGVLYVGAKKNEFFSRKENYKYSVIAGTAVISTIFSLLAIALLRDMKRRAEAVQESETKYRTLFEGASEGIMLFDDIIFDCNEQLCRLFGSSREEIIGRSPLRFSPERQPDGTPSADKARHWIDAALAGDTRYFPWQQRRQDGTLLDAEVSLKALNIQGRTVLQAVVRDVSEKKKADALMHEITASLRLSEERYRTVFESTGTAMIIIEEDATIALANDEFVNLSGYPREEIEGKKRCIDFVGPEFRDMMLYYHRNRRISPESAPSSYEFDFIGKAGDKRHIFTTVKLIPGTRRSVASYMDITPLKRAERLLTGERSALELLNSDASLETVLEFLCRLVEEQAPELHCSILLIDADGKRLRHGSAPSLPPEYNRTIDGTRIGPDIGSCGTAAFTGEQVISRDIETDPRWAKYRALPLSHGLRACWSTPVKAGNGTVIGTFAAYSTVPREPSIEELKLMERLGHLTSIAIERKQSEESLRMIRLQQQAMLDNIPDIVWLKDTESRFLAVNAAFTGVSGSLPSEVVGKTDLDLWPTDLAALYREDDARVMASGNQVRTEEPLVDTRGKKIWIETIKMPIFDGRGTVIGTTGIARDISERREAERKLRENEARLAKAQQIAHVGNWDWDILNDTLHWSNEIFRIFRIPPDQSDMTYEKFLEAVHPDDRQYMADAMQAAIHDKAPYGITYRIICPDGEIRHLRTEGEVEFNGDGVPMRMQGVVRDITESTLAEAALRESEARFREIFEQNEDAIILMARETLDIIDANRAAEALIGRDKESLTRLGPWSFIVPEDYNTFIGSIPPPADTTPFHLERIGVVRDDGNHLVTSIWGKIIRLRETEVVYCSIRNITQRIRMEEEAQITQSRLIHANKMTSLGVLVSGIAHEINNPNTFIQGNASLIEGFWRDSLTILERHRNEHGDFVLGGLPYDEVMRIFPRLIHGVKEGSRRISAIVNNLKDFAREDTIKTFVPVNVNRIVEDAKLILTYQIHRYTDNFRLEMAENLPSAQGKPQQIEQVIINLIMNALQALPGKNAGVTVTTAADIDASAITITICDEGKGMPREILERITEPFFSTRLEQGGTGLGLSISAAIVREHNGTLKFESTPGSGTVATVSLPIAFGQGE, from the coding sequence ATGCAAAAATTCACTGCAAATATTGTTGCCCTGACCATACTCTTCATTGTCGGCGTAACCGGCATTTCCACACTCCTTTTCCTGGCGACTATCCGCGAAGAATCCGAACGTCTGGCCAGAATTGAGCAGGAACAGGGGCTCCAGACCTTCTGGAAACTCCTCAGGGCAAAGGGAACGGATTTCAAAATCGTCAACGGCAAGCTCATGGCCGGCGACTATGTCCTGAACGGCAACTTCGAACTGCCCGACACGATCCAGACGATTTTCGGCAATACCGCCACGATTTTCATGGGCGATATGCGGGTCTCCACCAACATCCGCAAGGCCGATGGCACCAGGGCGGTCGGCACCAGGCTGGCGGGGCCAGTCCATGACGCCATTTTCAAACAGAACAGACCATATCGCGGGGAAGCGCAGATCCTCGGCATCCCCTATTTCACCGCCTACGACCCCATCAGGAACAGCCGTGGCGAGACAATAGGCGTGCTCTATGTGGGAGCGAAAAAGAACGAATTCTTCTCCCGGAAAGAAAACTACAAATACAGCGTCATAGCCGGCACAGCGGTCATATCCACCATTTTTTCTTTACTTGCCATTGCCCTGCTGAGAGACATGAAACGCCGGGCAGAAGCGGTTCAGGAGAGCGAGACCAAATACCGCACCCTCTTCGAAGGTGCGTCGGAAGGGATCATGCTCTTCGATGACATAATTTTTGACTGCAACGAGCAACTGTGTCGGCTGTTTGGCAGCAGCCGCGAAGAAATAATCGGAAGATCGCCGCTTCGCTTCTCGCCTGAGCGGCAGCCCGACGGCACCCCCTCCGCCGACAAGGCCCGGCACTGGATTGACGCCGCCCTGGCGGGGGATACCCGATACTTTCCGTGGCAGCAGCGCCGACAGGACGGTACCCTTCTGGACGCCGAGGTTTCCCTCAAGGCGCTGAACATCCAGGGGCGCACGGTTCTCCAGGCTGTGGTGCGGGACGTTTCCGAAAAGAAAAAGGCCGATGCGCTGATGCACGAAATCACGGCCTCCCTGCGACTTTCGGAAGAGCGGTACCGCACCGTCTTCGAGTCGACCGGCACGGCCATGATCATCATCGAGGAAGACGCCACCATTGCCCTGGCCAACGACGAGTTCGTCAATCTTTCCGGCTACCCCCGCGAAGAGATCGAAGGAAAGAAAAGATGCATCGACTTTGTGGGCCCCGAATTCCGCGACATGATGCTCTACTACCACCGGAACCGCCGGATATCGCCGGAAAGCGCCCCCTCTTCCTACGAATTCGACTTTATCGGCAAAGCGGGAGATAAACGGCACATCTTCACCACGGTCAAGCTGATTCCCGGAACACGCAGAAGCGTAGCCTCCTACATGGACATCACCCCCCTCAAGCGGGCGGAGCGCCTGTTGACCGGCGAGAGGTCCGCCCTGGAACTGCTCAACTCGGATGCATCCCTGGAAACTGTTCTCGAATTCCTCTGCCGGCTCGTGGAGGAGCAAGCCCCCGAACTCCACTGCTCCATCCTCCTCATCGACGCCGACGGCAAACGACTGCGGCACGGTTCCGCCCCGAGTCTCCCCCCCGAGTACAACCGGACCATCGACGGCACCCGCATCGGCCCCGACATCGGAAGTTGCGGCACGGCCGCGTTCACGGGTGAACAGGTCATCTCGCGCGACATCGAGACCGATCCGCGCTGGGCGAAGTACCGCGCGCTCCCCCTGAGCCACGGGCTCCGGGCCTGCTGGTCGACACCGGTCAAGGCCGGCAACGGGACCGTCATCGGTACTTTTGCGGCTTACTCCACGGTTCCCCGCGAGCCTTCGATCGAGGAACTGAAGCTGATGGAGCGGCTCGGCCACCTGACCAGCATCGCCATCGAACGGAAGCAGTCCGAGGAGTCGCTGCGCATGATCCGCCTGCAGCAGCAGGCCATGCTCGACAACATCCCCGACATTGTCTGGCTCAAGGATACCGAAAGCCGGTTCCTCGCTGTCAATGCGGCATTTACCGGGGTAAGCGGCTCGCTCCCCTCAGAGGTGGTGGGGAAGACGGATCTGGACCTGTGGCCCACCGACCTGGCAGCGCTCTATCGGGAGGACGATGCACGGGTCATGGCGTCGGGGAACCAGGTCCGCACCGAAGAACCCCTCGTCGATACCCGTGGGAAGAAGATCTGGATCGAAACCATCAAGATGCCCATCTTTGACGGAAGGGGAACCGTAATAGGCACCACGGGCATTGCCCGGGACATATCGGAACGGCGCGAGGCCGAACGGAAACTGCGGGAGAACGAGGCCCGGCTTGCCAAGGCCCAGCAGATTGCCCACGTGGGGAACTGGGACTGGGATATTCTCAACGACACGCTTCACTGGTCCAATGAGATTTTCCGGATTTTCCGCATCCCCCCCGACCAATCCGACATGACCTACGAAAAATTCCTGGAGGCGGTCCATCCCGACGACCGGCAATACATGGCCGATGCCATGCAGGCTGCCATCCACGACAAGGCCCCTTACGGAATAACGTATCGCATCATCTGCCCTGACGGAGAAATCAGGCACCTGCGGACCGAGGGGGAGGTGGAATTCAATGGGGACGGCGTCCCCATGCGGATGCAGGGGGTCGTCAGGGACATCACCGAGAGCACCCTCGCCGAAGCGGCCCTGCGGGAGAGCGAAGCCCGGTTCAGGGAAATCTTCGAGCAGAATGAGGATGCCATCATCCTGATGGCCCGGGAGACCCTCGACATCATCGACGCCAACAGGGCAGCCGAAGCGCTGATCGGACGCGACAAGGAATCACTCACCAGGCTCGGTCCCTGGTCGTTCATCGTCCCCGAGGACTACAACACGTTCATCGGGTCAATCCCCCCACCAGCGGATACGACCCCCTTCCACCTGGAGCGCATCGGCGTGGTCCGGGACGACGGAAATCACCTCGTCACGTCCATTTGGGGGAAAATCATCCGGCTGCGGGAAACTGAAGTGGTCTACTGCTCCATCCGCAACATCACCCAACGGATCCGCATGGAGGAAGAGGCTCAGATCACCCAGTCGCGCCTTATCCATGCCAACAAGATGACCTCCCTGGGCGTGCTAGTTTCCGGCATCGCCCACGAGATAAACAACCCCAACACCTTCATCCAGGGGAACGCATCGCTCATCGAGGGGTTCTGGCGCGACAGCCTGACGATTCTTGAGCGCCATCGCAATGAACATGGCGACTTCGTTCTCGGCGGGCTCCCGTACGACGAGGTGATGCGGATATTCCCCCGGCTCATCCACGGCGTCAAGGAGGGGTCGCGCCGCATCAGCGCCATCGTCAACAATCTCAAGGATTTCGCGCGGGAAGACACCATTAAGACCTTCGTGCCGGTAAACGTCAACCGCATCGTGGAAGATGCGAAACTGATCCTCACTTACCAGATCCACCGCTACACCGACAACTTCCGCCTGGAAATGGCCGAAAATCTCCCATCCGCCCAGGGGAAACCCCAGCAGATAGAGCAGGTAATCATAAACCTCATCATGAATGCCCTCCAGGCGCTGCCCGGCAAGAATGCGGGCGTTACCGTCACAACGGCCGCCGACATAGACGCATCGGCCATCACCATCACCATCTGCGACGAAGGGAAAGGGATGCCGCGGGAGATCCTGGAGCGTATCACCGAGCCCTTCTTCTCCACACGGCTCGAACAGGGGGGAACGGGCCTGGGGCTCTCCATCTCCGCAGCCATCGTCAGGGAACATAACGGCACCCTGAAATTCGAATCCACCCCCGGCAGCGGGACCGTCGCCACGGTAAGCCTGCCTATCGCCTTTGGCCAGGGAGAATGA
- a CDS encoding chemotaxis protein CheW: MEKAQGTPDRSGTAIPREYLTFTLDKEEYGIDILKVQEIRGYDTVTHIANAPEFLKGVINLRGVIVPIIDMRIKFRLGTPHYDEFTVVIIINVLNRVIGMVVDGVSDVVALEPEQIRPAPELGSTLDTRYLTGLGTVNDQMIILMDIEKLMSSEEMQLMESAA; encoded by the coding sequence ATGGAGAAAGCCCAGGGAACACCCGACAGAAGCGGTACCGCTATCCCCAGGGAGTACCTCACCTTCACCCTCGATAAAGAGGAGTACGGCATCGACATCCTGAAGGTGCAGGAGATCAGGGGATACGACACCGTGACCCACATCGCCAACGCGCCGGAATTCCTCAAGGGGGTCATCAACCTGCGGGGCGTAATCGTGCCGATTATCGACATGCGGATCAAGTTCCGCCTCGGCACCCCCCACTATGACGAGTTCACGGTAGTCATCATCATAAACGTGCTGAACCGGGTCATCGGCATGGTGGTGGACGGAGTTTCGGACGTGGTGGCCCTGGAGCCGGAGCAGATAAGGCCAGCCCCGGAGCTGGGGTCTACCCTGGACACCCGCTACCTTACCGGCCTCGGCACCGTGAACGACCAGATGATTATTCTCATGGACATAGAAAAGCTCATGAGCAGCGAAGAAATGCAGCTCATGGAGAGCGCGGCCTAG
- a CDS encoding sigma-54-dependent transcriptional regulator: MTDQHPFPILLVDDEEEILFTASITLRAAGFTQVMTESNSRRVMDILSRQEVGLILLDLYMPHLPGYELLRELSANYPQIPVIVVTAANEVGMAVECMKAGAFDYFVKPVEPQRLLATIKRAQEMYVLRSEVRSLKSHLLTDRLDNEEAFAPIMTCNRKMRAIFQYLEVVAGSSQPLLITGETGVGKELVARSLHTLSKCKGPFVAVNIAGLDDMVFSDTLFGHRRGAFTGADQHREGLITKAANGILFLDEIGDLQPSSQVKLLRLLQEQEYYPLGADTPTRTNARIVVATNRDLKAMMAEGSFRKDLYYRLSAHQVLIPPLRERTDDIPLLVEHFFAEAAASLSRQKPTVPPELACYLATHAFPGNIRELRAMVFDAMARHDKGVLSLSSFREAIGASRVPVKATPLSFLEGLRDTSGHGGGTMPTLKEAEDALIAHSLRIANGNQGIAAAHLGITRQALNKRLNRKPGDE; encoded by the coding sequence ATGACCGATCAACACCCCTTTCCTATCCTGCTGGTTGACGATGAGGAAGAAATCCTCTTCACCGCAAGCATCACGCTGCGCGCTGCCGGTTTCACCCAGGTGATGACCGAAAGCAACAGCCGCCGGGTCATGGATATCCTCTCCCGGCAGGAAGTGGGACTGATACTCCTCGATCTCTACATGCCACATCTGCCCGGATACGAACTGCTGAGGGAGCTATCCGCGAACTACCCCCAGATTCCGGTCATTGTGGTTACGGCGGCAAATGAAGTGGGAATGGCCGTTGAATGCATGAAGGCGGGAGCTTTCGACTATTTTGTCAAGCCGGTGGAGCCGCAGCGCCTCCTGGCCACGATAAAACGGGCACAGGAGATGTACGTTCTCCGCTCCGAGGTCCGTTCACTGAAAAGCCACCTCCTCACCGACAGGCTGGACAATGAGGAGGCGTTCGCCCCGATCATGACCTGCAACCGGAAGATGCGCGCCATTTTCCAGTACCTGGAAGTGGTGGCCGGCAGCAGCCAGCCGCTACTGATAACAGGCGAGACAGGGGTCGGCAAGGAGCTTGTGGCCCGCTCGCTCCACACCCTAAGCAAGTGCAAGGGGCCCTTCGTGGCGGTCAACATCGCCGGTCTCGACGACATGGTGTTCTCCGACACCCTGTTCGGCCACCGCAGGGGGGCATTCACGGGCGCCGACCAGCACCGGGAAGGGCTCATCACCAAGGCGGCGAACGGCATTCTCTTCCTGGATGAAATCGGAGACCTTCAGCCGTCATCCCAGGTGAAGCTGCTCAGGCTGCTCCAGGAGCAGGAATATTACCCCCTGGGGGCCGACACTCCCACCAGGACGAACGCACGGATTGTCGTCGCCACGAACCGGGACCTTAAAGCGATGATGGCCGAGGGGAGTTTCAGGAAGGATCTCTACTACCGCCTGAGCGCCCACCAAGTTCTGATCCCCCCCCTGCGCGAACGGACCGACGACATACCGCTGCTGGTGGAGCACTTCTTCGCGGAGGCCGCCGCATCCCTCTCGCGGCAGAAGCCCACCGTCCCCCCTGAACTTGCCTGTTACCTCGCCACCCACGCTTTCCCCGGCAACATCCGGGAACTCAGGGCCATGGTCTTTGATGCCATGGCCCGCCACGATAAGGGCGTTCTCTCCCTCTCCAGCTTCAGGGAGGCAATCGGAGCTTCTCGCGTTCCCGTTAAAGCAACCCCCCTTTCCTTCCTCGAAGGCCTGCGCGACACATCAGGGCATGGGGGGGGCACCATGCCGACCCTCAAGGAGGCTGAAGATGCCCTTATCGCCCATTCCCTGCGGATCGCCAACGGCAACCAGGGGATAGCAGCCGCACACCTGGGAATCACACGTCAGGCGCTCAACAAACGCCTCAACAGAAAACCGGGCGACGAGTAG
- a CDS encoding c-type cytochrome: MHDRSIVAEQKISGHRGIIVACILAGCLVAAGCKPQQEQPAQAPAGMPAQGGAPQTTMGGPMSDQQKLAMGGAIFEKQCASCHGKEGSGMSAPSLQKADFKYGRTPEAIKESITKGRPGGMPAFGNLQEIEVETITAYVMGLKK, encoded by the coding sequence ATGCACGACAGATCCATTGTGGCGGAGCAAAAGATTTCGGGACACAGGGGCATCATCGTTGCCTGCATCCTTGCAGGATGCCTGGTCGCAGCCGGCTGCAAACCCCAGCAGGAACAACCGGCCCAGGCACCGGCCGGAATGCCGGCCCAGGGAGGCGCTCCACAGACAACCATGGGCGGCCCCATGAGCGACCAGCAGAAGCTTGCCATGGGAGGCGCCATTTTCGAAAAGCAGTGTGCAAGCTGCCACGGCAAGGAGGGAAGCGGCATGAGCGCCCCATCGCTCCAGAAAGCCGATTTCAAATACGGCCGCACCCCTGAAGCCATAAAGGAGAGCATCACCAAAGGGCGTCCCGGCGGGATGCCGGCTTTCGGCAACCTCCAGGAAATCGAGGTTGAAACCATCACGGCATATGTTATGGGTCTCAAGAAATAA
- a CDS encoding chemotaxis protein CheW — protein sequence MTAPTPHTTATGMDRFSNVFFEECAEHLADMERILVALDPADPDREELNALFRAAHSIKGGAGIFGFSDLTVVTHELESLLDKVRGNELRLTAAMIDLFLEARDAVAMQLGGHRDGTVVDLTVVGEICRRLQGQREGNAPSCADAAPPAADAGAPPLSPDAPGGSRRLEIIFAPENDIFQRGVRLENLFNELASLGDLSVRSDISDPPSIEALDPEVCHTRWIFTLDTTAGEEEIREIFEFVAEREQLTVIPVEERPGLDLSPGGEELTPSGDQSAPSPSPSPGRRAYDRDETAPGAFGRRGAETESSIRVGVTKVDQLINQVGELVITQSMLAQMAGTLDPVLFENFHRGLLQLERNTRDLQQSVMSIRLVPISMVFSRFPRIVRDLSAKLGKQVELHTMGESTELDKGLIEKIADPLTHLVRNCLDHGLESPEARLAAGKNPVGAITLRASQVGGRIVIDVMDDGAGLNREKILRKAAERGIAAGDAMTDEEVWQLIFAPGFSTAETVTDISGRGVGMDVVLRNVQALSGRVHISSEPGAGTRITISLPLTLAILDGLSVAVGGEKFIIPLNAIIESLQPKPEELKSVNGKQVVHVRGEYLPLLPLHELFNLQSAVTKAENGIVVLVDVEGEKAALLVDALLDEHQVVIKSLEDNYRKVEGTAGATILGDGRVALILDVHALLGMR from the coding sequence ATGACCGCTCCAACTCCCCATACCACTGCCACGGGCATGGACCGCTTCAGCAACGTTTTTTTTGAGGAATGCGCCGAGCACCTGGCCGATATGGAGCGCATCCTCGTCGCCCTTGATCCGGCAGACCCGGACAGGGAGGAGCTGAACGCCCTGTTTCGCGCTGCCCACTCCATCAAGGGTGGAGCCGGCATTTTCGGCTTCAGCGACCTTACGGTGGTAACCCACGAACTCGAATCGCTGCTGGACAAAGTGCGCGGCAACGAACTTCGGCTGACCGCAGCCATGATCGACCTGTTCCTCGAAGCCCGCGACGCCGTGGCCATGCAGTTGGGGGGACACCGCGACGGTACCGTGGTCGACCTGACGGTTGTCGGGGAAATCTGCCGCAGGCTTCAGGGCCAACGGGAAGGAAACGCCCCCTCCTGTGCCGATGCGGCCCCGCCGGCTGCCGATGCGGGCGCCCCGCCACTCTCCCCGGACGCCCCCGGCGGTTCGCGCCGCCTGGAAATCATCTTCGCCCCCGAGAACGATATCTTCCAGCGCGGCGTGCGGCTTGAAAATCTCTTCAACGAACTGGCAAGCCTGGGCGATCTCTCGGTAAGGTCCGATATTTCCGATCCCCCCTCCATAGAAGCACTCGATCCGGAAGTCTGCCACACCCGCTGGATCTTCACCCTCGACACCACGGCCGGGGAAGAGGAGATCCGGGAGATTTTCGAGTTCGTGGCCGAACGGGAGCAACTGACCGTCATCCCCGTAGAAGAGCGGCCGGGCTTGGATCTATCGCCCGGCGGGGAAGAGCTGACACCTTCCGGCGACCAGTCTGCGCCATCCCCTTCTCCCTCCCCGGGCCGCCGCGCCTATGACCGGGATGAAACGGCGCCGGGGGCCTTCGGTCGCAGGGGCGCCGAAACCGAGTCATCAATCCGGGTCGGGGTCACCAAGGTGGACCAGCTTATCAACCAGGTGGGGGAACTGGTCATCACCCAGTCCATGCTGGCCCAGATGGCCGGCACGCTCGATCCGGTCCTCTTCGAGAACTTCCACCGGGGGCTCCTGCAACTGGAGCGCAACACCCGCGACCTCCAGCAAAGCGTCATGTCGATCCGCCTGGTGCCGATCAGCATGGTCTTCAGCCGCTTCCCCCGCATCGTGCGCGACCTGTCCGCCAAGCTCGGCAAACAGGTGGAGCTGCACACCATGGGGGAGAGCACCGAACTGGACAAGGGGCTCATCGAGAAGATAGCCGATCCCCTCACCCACCTGGTGCGCAACTGCCTCGATCATGGGCTGGAATCGCCAGAGGCGCGCCTGGCCGCGGGGAAGAACCCCGTCGGCGCCATAACGCTGCGGGCCTCCCAGGTGGGGGGAAGGATCGTCATCGACGTGATGGACGACGGCGCCGGCCTCAACCGGGAGAAGATCCTGCGCAAGGCCGCCGAGCGTGGAATCGCGGCCGGCGACGCCATGACCGACGAGGAGGTCTGGCAGCTGATCTTCGCCCCCGGCTTCTCCACCGCCGAGACTGTAACCGACATCTCGGGCCGGGGGGTCGGCATGGACGTGGTGCTGCGCAACGTGCAGGCCCTCAGCGGCAGGGTCCATATATCGTCCGAACCGGGCGCCGGAACCCGGATCACCATAAGCCTCCCGCTCACCCTGGCGATCCTCGACGGCCTCTCCGTGGCGGTCGGCGGCGAAAAGTTCATCATCCCCCTGAACGCCATCATCGAATCCCTCCAGCCGAAACCGGAGGAACTCAAATCGGTCAACGGCAAGCAGGTGGTCCATGTTCGGGGTGAATACCTGCCGCTGCTTCCGCTCCACGAACTCTTCAACCTGCAATCCGCGGTGACGAAGGCGGAGAACGGCATTGTCGTTCTGGTGGATGTGGAGGGGGAGAAGGCGGCGCTGCTGGTGGACGCCCTCCTGGACGAGCACCAGGTGGTAATCAAGAGCCTTGAGGACAATTACCGCAAAGTTGAAGGGACCGCCGGGGCCACAATCCTCGGCGACGGCCGGGTGGCGCTCATCCTCGACGTTCACGCGCTGCTCGGGATGAGATAA